A stretch of the Sorangium aterium genome encodes the following:
- a CDS encoding type VI secretion system Vgr family protein, protein MRPDGFSLSCSALASVAFIGFRGTEHVSQPYEFELFFSVPTSTDVRKAVGERATVRASRGDGKDPLVVHGVIASVRLLHQNADRALYQALLVPKLWFLRHFWRSHVFTNQPVKEFLSATLQNGGLAGSDFRFSINDGDYPVEEFVAQYRETHLAFFHRWLEREGLYYFFEHPEDGPGEVLVIVDDRGLHDDFPGGGAVRYVPLFGDDVTAPPGLHQIEQNVQWLPKTVTIADYNYSNPSASVKGESSITANGVGAIREYGFRVFVQSDAERLAQVRAQSIGCREVTLRGSGDALGPRAGYRFSLDDQPADIVDQWLALEVQHSASIAGITPEIARLTGLSGKDIYAIKLLAIPADVQFRAPQATPWPRIYGFENAIVCGPADSQYAQIDADGRYLVRFEFDTSGLPDARISTRVRMMQPHGGTTEGFHFPLRKGTEVMIAFLGGDPDRPFIAGVVPNAHRPSVVAERNLSQNIIRTGSGNQLVLEDEQGKEFIFLHTPNNRTGIYMGTPSGNHGSVYTGDGDTKTGTFLSPENADPAIAGSSLVDITFSYLETTAGDGGSWIGGDSWENVTGNKFSMVVCNLWAGVGGTYTYQVTGAATETYYATRTTTIKTGRVDTVEAGGMKQTITDGLTLTITSGGMKHDVHGKFEQTIEPEGSSTVTGPWKHKVTAENFDDYKSWKTEVATTWKGHFGGDVDLKSDTNFLIKAPNAKITATNLKWEVLGLTFDLTPNKHELFFYKGASGVIKTDHAVLAQQAYLLKLETSLIKLDYYAFDKKAVGAKMDQFGTYLKQQAIALTLAGVIAWNSAFTKI, encoded by the coding sequence ATGCGCCCAGATGGTTTCTCGCTCTCGTGCTCGGCGCTCGCCAGCGTCGCTTTCATCGGCTTCCGCGGTACCGAGCACGTCTCGCAACCGTACGAGTTCGAGCTCTTCTTCTCCGTCCCGACGAGCACCGACGTGCGCAAGGCGGTGGGTGAGCGGGCGACGGTGCGCGCGAGCCGCGGCGACGGGAAGGACCCGCTCGTCGTGCACGGCGTCATCGCGAGCGTCCGCCTCTTGCACCAGAACGCGGATCGGGCGCTGTACCAGGCGCTGCTCGTGCCGAAGCTCTGGTTCCTGCGCCACTTCTGGCGCAGCCACGTCTTCACGAACCAGCCCGTCAAGGAGTTCCTCTCGGCGACGCTCCAGAACGGCGGGCTCGCGGGCAGCGACTTCCGCTTCTCGATCAACGACGGCGACTACCCGGTCGAGGAGTTCGTCGCGCAGTACCGCGAGACGCACCTGGCGTTCTTTCACCGGTGGCTCGAGCGCGAGGGCCTCTACTACTTCTTCGAGCACCCGGAGGACGGGCCCGGCGAGGTGCTCGTCATCGTCGACGACCGCGGGCTGCACGACGATTTCCCGGGCGGCGGGGCGGTGCGCTACGTCCCGCTCTTCGGCGACGACGTGACCGCGCCGCCGGGCCTGCACCAGATCGAGCAGAACGTGCAGTGGCTGCCGAAGACGGTCACCATCGCCGACTACAACTACTCGAACCCGTCCGCGTCGGTGAAGGGCGAGAGCAGCATCACCGCGAACGGGGTGGGCGCGATCCGCGAGTACGGCTTCCGCGTCTTCGTGCAGAGCGACGCCGAGCGCCTCGCGCAGGTGCGCGCGCAGTCGATCGGCTGCCGCGAGGTGACCCTGCGCGGGAGCGGCGACGCGCTCGGGCCGCGGGCCGGGTACCGGTTCTCGCTGGATGACCAGCCCGCCGACATCGTCGACCAGTGGCTCGCGCTCGAGGTGCAGCACAGCGCGTCGATCGCCGGGATCACGCCCGAGATCGCGCGGCTGACGGGGCTCTCGGGCAAGGACATCTACGCGATCAAGCTGCTCGCGATCCCGGCCGACGTGCAGTTCCGCGCGCCGCAGGCGACGCCGTGGCCGCGCATCTACGGGTTCGAGAACGCGATCGTCTGCGGCCCCGCCGACAGCCAGTACGCGCAGATCGACGCCGACGGCCGCTACCTCGTGCGCTTCGAGTTCGACACGAGCGGCCTGCCCGACGCGCGCATCTCGACGCGGGTGCGCATGATGCAGCCCCACGGCGGGACGACGGAGGGCTTCCATTTCCCGCTGCGCAAGGGCACCGAGGTGATGATCGCCTTCCTCGGCGGCGACCCGGACCGGCCCTTCATCGCCGGCGTCGTGCCCAACGCGCACCGGCCGAGCGTCGTCGCGGAGCGCAACCTCAGCCAGAACATCATCCGGACCGGGAGCGGCAACCAGCTCGTGCTCGAGGACGAGCAGGGCAAGGAGTTCATCTTCCTCCACACGCCGAACAACCGCACCGGCATCTACATGGGGACGCCGAGCGGCAACCACGGGTCGGTCTACACGGGCGACGGCGACACGAAGACCGGCACGTTCCTGTCCCCCGAGAACGCCGACCCGGCCATCGCCGGCAGCAGCCTCGTCGACATCACGTTCAGCTACCTGGAGACCACCGCGGGCGACGGCGGCTCATGGATCGGCGGCGACTCCTGGGAGAACGTCACCGGCAACAAGTTCAGCATGGTGGTCTGCAACCTCTGGGCGGGCGTCGGCGGGACGTACACGTACCAGGTCACCGGCGCGGCGACGGAGACGTACTACGCGACGCGCACGACCACGATCAAGACGGGCCGCGTGGACACGGTCGAAGCCGGCGGCATGAAGCAGACGATCACCGACGGGCTGACGCTGACCATCACGAGCGGCGGGATGAAGCACGACGTCCACGGCAAGTTCGAGCAGACGATCGAGCCGGAGGGCTCGTCGACGGTGACCGGGCCGTGGAAGCACAAGGTCACGGCCGAGAACTTCGACGACTACAAGAGCTGGAAGACGGAGGTCGCCACCACCTGGAAGGGCCACTTCGGAGGCGACGTCGACCTGAAGTCCGACACGAACTTCCTGATCAAGGCGCCCAACGCGAAGATCACGGCCACCAACCTGAAGTGGGAGGTGCTCGGGCTGACGTTCGACCTCACGCCGAACAAGCACGAGCTCTTCTTCTACAAGGGGGCGAGCGGCGTCATCAAGACGGACCACGCCGTGCTCGCCCAGCAGGCCTACTTGCTCAAGCTCGAGACGTCGTTGATCAAGCTCGACTACTACGCGTTCGATAAGAAGGCCGTCGGCGCCAAGATGGATCAGTTCGGCACCTACCTGAAGCAGCAGGCGATCGCCCTGACCCTCGCGGGGGTCATCGCGTGGAACAGCGCCTTCACGAAGATCTGA
- a CDS encoding pectate lyase: MGGGDSGGSSGGSSSGGTTTAGSGGVVSSTIVVKAGETFDGGGKRYIADKNTLGDGSQAEDQKPVFKLEDGAKLKNVVLGAPAADGIHTYGNVTLENIVWEDIGEDALTVKKSGTVVLNGGSAKNGDDKVFQINAASTFKVSNFTAQNAGKFIRQNGGTDFKVDVFIDRCDISKMKESIFRTDSSSSSVTMTNTRYSGIGKELFMGVSSSKITTSNNTQY, encoded by the coding sequence GTGGGCGGCGGCGACTCTGGCGGGAGCTCGGGCGGCAGCAGCTCTGGCGGCACCACGACGGCAGGGAGCGGCGGCGTCGTCAGCTCGACGATCGTCGTGAAGGCGGGCGAGACGTTCGACGGCGGCGGCAAGCGGTACATCGCCGACAAGAACACGCTCGGGGACGGCAGCCAGGCCGAGGACCAGAAGCCTGTGTTCAAGCTCGAGGACGGCGCGAAGCTGAAGAACGTGGTCCTCGGCGCGCCGGCGGCCGACGGCATCCACACGTACGGCAACGTCACGCTCGAGAACATCGTCTGGGAGGACATCGGCGAAGACGCCCTGACGGTCAAGAAGTCCGGCACCGTGGTGCTGAACGGCGGCTCCGCGAAGAACGGCGACGACAAGGTGTTCCAGATCAACGCGGCCAGCACGTTCAAGGTGTCGAATTTCACGGCGCAGAACGCCGGCAAGTTCATCCGGCAGAACGGCGGGACCGACTTCAAGGTCGATGTCTTCATCGACCGGTGCGACATCTCGAAGATGAAGGAGTCCATCTTCAGGACGGACAGCAGCAGCAGCAGCGTGACGATGACGAACACCCGCTACAGCGGCATCGGCAAGGAGCTCTTCATGGGCGTGAGCTCCTCGAAGATCACGACGTCCAACAACACGCAATACTGA
- a CDS encoding YbhB/YbcL family Raf kinase inhibitor-like protein — protein sequence MPFAILNCSSSDPDESGNGGGTTTSTSSQSASSGNSSSSSSASSSSSSGGEPATTTTSGAGGSGEGGSAGQGGSGEGGSTGDGGSAPSEDFALASTNHAEGAKFADKYTCQTAGFQNSVMPELHWTPGPAGTKSYAITFIDVTLAHGTPSQANGYHWVLYNIPATTTSLPEGFKQADAAQLGAKQNSNYLGPCPNFGSTTGTKTDTYEFTIYALAEDSITITGTGTAAVKDAETKLEAKHLESAKLTGTSNAASTR from the coding sequence ATGCCATTCGCCATCCTGAACTGCTCCAGCAGCGATCCCGATGAGTCCGGGAACGGCGGGGGCACGACGACGAGCACCAGCTCCCAGAGCGCCAGCAGCGGCAACAGCAGCAGCAGCAGCAGCGCCAGCAGCTCGAGCTCGAGCGGAGGCGAGCCCGCGACCACCACGACGTCGGGGGCCGGGGGCAGCGGAGAGGGCGGCTCGGCGGGACAGGGCGGGAGCGGAGAGGGCGGCTCGACGGGAGATGGCGGCAGCGCGCCCTCCGAGGACTTCGCGCTCGCGAGCACCAATCACGCGGAAGGCGCCAAGTTCGCCGACAAGTACACCTGCCAGACCGCCGGCTTCCAGAACAGCGTCATGCCGGAGCTCCACTGGACCCCAGGGCCTGCGGGCACGAAGAGCTACGCCATCACCTTCATCGATGTCACCCTGGCGCACGGGACACCGTCGCAGGCCAACGGCTATCACTGGGTCCTGTACAACATTCCTGCCACCACCACCTCGCTGCCCGAGGGGTTCAAGCAGGCGGACGCGGCGCAGCTCGGCGCCAAGCAGAACTCGAACTACCTCGGGCCCTGCCCCAATTTCGGCAGCACCACCGGCACGAAGACCGACACCTACGAGTTCACGATCTACGCGCTCGCCGAGGACTCGATCACGATCACGGGCACCGGCACGGCTGCAGTGAAGGACGCGGAGACCAAGCTCGAGGCGAAGCACCTGGAGAGCGCGAAGCTCACCGGCACGTCCAACGCCGCCTCGACGCGATGA
- a CDS encoding DNRLRE domain-containing protein: MNPGHLAAASVAVTMAWAGQAAAQSVMRQPYLQSLTPSSVYVVWTTDVGTNSRVRYGTDPANLTQTVDLGAIATQHEVLVGGLTPNTRYYYSVGTSSAVLAGGSSSFYFETAPPVSTPKKFRAWIIGDTGYGGTAPWATRDAMLSVVGAYRPNLFLHMGDMAYNFGTTEEFTNGFFNQYAAILRNTVVWPTFGNHEGLSSDSATQTGPYYTAYVLPAAGEAGGVPSGTEAYYSYDYANVHFVVLDGYGSSRYSTGAMADWLAADLAATEQDWIVAYMHFPMYTKGTHDSDEDWLTIEHREFLAPILDAGGVDLVLSGHSHNYERSFLVDGAYDTPTTAAGHIVDGRDGKPLGDGPYVKLPGKGSHEGAVHVVAGHGTYVGGSGGHPLMYFSEAQSGSCLLDVEDNRLTVSNVRYDGVISDRFAMVKGTAIDVAAPDGGERLPPGGIFPIRWATVGNIPSVRIEYTTDDGATWNTITSSAANTGRYNWVVPSIDTTTALVRVSDAEHPLLSDESNAGFTIQSLPRTPVYFGDYWVYDDLGVDRGTAWRNLTYDDSSWKGGWGQLGYGDGGEGTTLYRATPSYPTAYFRKIIPIDGPVAQATMKLIHDDGVVVWLNGTQVASKRVTGTDYGDYASAESRDDELTTVTLPPSSFVVGSNILAVMVKQAAPNSTDLSFDMELTLTYAPPGSGSSSSSSSSSSSSSSSSSSSSSSTSVSSTSSSSTSVSSTSSSSSSASSTSTGSAMMTSAMSVGSSGSGGAGGAGSGGTPVCRTVQRGTFGTVWDATLWSASPTYKEGSYPSIYTGGAGTGGFRAALVWFDLSFIPAGAPVYSATLTMNQVYKAAVTTVRLHEALAPWGETTVSWNSYNQSWEQLSFASIVTINGTGDRTADLTDLVQDWVSGVLPNYGFVMEEDAAGATQWRASEDTTASRRPRLEVCYAQ; the protein is encoded by the coding sequence ATGAACCCCGGACATCTGGCCGCAGCGTCGGTGGCAGTGACGATGGCGTGGGCCGGCCAGGCGGCCGCCCAGTCGGTGATGAGGCAGCCCTATCTGCAGTCGTTGACGCCCAGCTCGGTCTACGTGGTGTGGACGACCGACGTGGGCACGAACAGCCGCGTGCGCTACGGCACCGATCCAGCGAATCTGACGCAGACGGTGGATCTCGGCGCGATCGCGACCCAGCACGAGGTGCTCGTCGGCGGGCTCACGCCGAACACCCGCTACTACTACAGCGTCGGTACATCGAGCGCGGTGCTGGCCGGCGGCTCCTCCTCCTTCTACTTCGAGACGGCGCCGCCCGTGTCCACGCCGAAGAAGTTCCGGGCGTGGATCATCGGCGACACCGGCTACGGCGGCACAGCGCCCTGGGCCACGCGAGACGCGATGCTGAGCGTCGTCGGCGCGTACCGCCCCAACCTGTTCCTGCACATGGGGGACATGGCGTACAACTTCGGCACCACCGAGGAGTTCACCAACGGCTTCTTCAATCAGTACGCAGCGATCCTTCGCAACACGGTCGTGTGGCCGACGTTCGGCAACCACGAGGGTCTGAGCTCCGACTCGGCGACGCAGACCGGTCCTTATTACACCGCCTACGTGCTCCCCGCCGCCGGGGAGGCCGGAGGGGTCCCCTCCGGTACGGAGGCTTACTACTCGTACGACTATGCAAACGTCCACTTCGTCGTGCTCGACGGCTATGGCTCCTCGCGTTACTCGACCGGCGCGATGGCGGACTGGCTCGCCGCCGATCTCGCCGCGACGGAACAGGACTGGATCGTCGCGTACATGCATTTTCCAATGTACACGAAGGGCACCCACGACTCGGACGAGGACTGGCTGACCATCGAGCACCGGGAGTTCCTCGCGCCCATCCTCGACGCGGGCGGGGTCGACCTGGTGCTCTCGGGCCATTCTCACAACTACGAGCGCTCGTTCCTCGTGGACGGCGCCTACGATACGCCGACCACGGCGGCCGGGCACATCGTCGACGGGCGCGACGGCAAGCCGCTCGGCGACGGCCCCTACGTGAAGCTCCCTGGCAAGGGGAGCCACGAAGGCGCGGTCCACGTCGTCGCCGGCCACGGCACGTATGTGGGCGGCTCCGGAGGCCACCCGCTCATGTACTTCAGCGAGGCGCAGAGCGGCTCGTGCCTCCTCGACGTCGAGGACAACCGGCTCACGGTGTCCAACGTTCGTTACGATGGCGTGATCAGCGATCGCTTCGCGATGGTGAAGGGAACGGCCATCGACGTTGCGGCGCCCGACGGCGGGGAGCGCCTGCCGCCGGGCGGCATCTTCCCGATCCGCTGGGCGACCGTCGGGAACATCCCCTCCGTGCGGATCGAGTACACGACCGACGACGGCGCGACCTGGAACACGATCACGAGCAGCGCGGCCAACACGGGCCGCTACAACTGGGTGGTTCCCTCCATCGACACGACGACGGCCCTCGTGCGCGTCTCCGACGCCGAGCACCCGCTGCTCTCCGACGAGAGCAACGCCGGGTTCACGATCCAGAGCCTCCCCCGCACGCCTGTCTACTTCGGCGATTACTGGGTTTACGACGACCTGGGCGTCGACCGGGGTACGGCCTGGCGAAACCTCACGTACGACGACTCCTCGTGGAAGGGCGGCTGGGGGCAGCTCGGCTACGGCGACGGTGGGGAGGGCACGACCCTCTACCGGGCCACGCCGTCGTATCCCACGGCCTACTTCCGGAAGATCATCCCGATCGACGGGCCGGTCGCGCAGGCGACCATGAAGCTCATCCACGACGACGGCGTCGTCGTCTGGCTCAACGGCACCCAGGTGGCCTCGAAGCGCGTGACCGGCACGGACTACGGTGACTATGCGTCCGCGGAGTCGCGCGACGACGAGCTCACCACGGTGACGCTCCCCCCGAGCTCTTTCGTGGTCGGAAGCAACATCCTCGCCGTGATGGTCAAGCAAGCGGCCCCCAATTCGACCGATCTGTCCTTCGACATGGAGCTGACGCTCACCTATGCGCCACCTGGCAGCGGGAGCAGCAGCAGCAGCTCGAGCTCGTCCAGCAGCTCGAGCTCGTCCAGCTCGAGCTCGTCCAGCAGCACGAGCGTATCGAGCACGAGCAGCAGCAGCACGAGCGTATCGAGCACGAGCAGCAGCAGCTCGAGCGCATCCAGCACGAGCACGGGCAGCGCCATGATGACCAGCGCGATGAGCGTGGGCAGCAGCGGGTCGGGCGGGGCCGGCGGCGCCGGCTCCGGAGGCACGCCCGTGTGCAGGACCGTGCAGCGCGGCACCTTCGGCACGGTCTGGGACGCGACGCTCTGGTCGGCCTCGCCGACCTACAAGGAGGGGTCGTACCCGTCGATCTACACGGGCGGAGCCGGCACCGGAGGTTTCCGTGCTGCGCTCGTCTGGTTCGACCTCTCGTTCATCCCCGCGGGCGCGCCGGTCTACTCGGCCACCTTGACGATGAATCAGGTGTACAAGGCGGCGGTCACCACCGTTCGTCTCCACGAGGCCCTCGCGCCCTGGGGCGAGACGACCGTGAGCTGGAACAGCTACAACCAGAGCTGGGAGCAGCTCAGCTTCGCGTCGATCGTCACCATCAACGGCACAGGCGATCGGACCGCCGACCTCACCGACCTGGTGCAGGACTGGGTGAGCGGCGTCCTCCCGAATTACGGGTTCGTGATGGAAGAGGACGCGGCGGGGGCGACGCAGTGGCGGGCCAGCGAAGACACAACGGCGTCGCGCCGCCCGCGCCTCGAGGTCTGCTACGCACAGTGA
- a CDS encoding N-formylglutamate amidohydrolase: MPVPPSPFRVHEPETPGPIVVEVPHASLAVDELAARFTRVPERALAADADVAADALFGDVTLEGAALVVATASRFVIDLNTAPRVPTPYEDKLPYGLREVRRRSASGEQWLESPPPRAEVERRVRDVFEPYHAEVAARLADARARHGVAILVSGHAYPDVMFPGAADVVLGTRGGESAASWARDAVAEVARAHGLSLALDDPFPGGHALDRHARRDEGVHALQIEIARRLYCDARTLALRPDDVARVRGFTRSVIAALTSAAAR; this comes from the coding sequence ATGCCCGTGCCGCCGTCTCCTTTCCGCGTTCACGAGCCCGAAACGCCGGGGCCGATCGTCGTCGAGGTCCCGCACGCGAGCCTCGCCGTGGACGAGCTCGCGGCGCGCTTCACGCGCGTGCCGGAGCGCGCCCTCGCGGCCGACGCGGACGTCGCGGCGGACGCGCTCTTCGGCGACGTCACGCTCGAGGGGGCCGCGCTCGTCGTCGCGACGGCGAGCCGCTTCGTCATCGACCTCAACACGGCCCCGCGCGTGCCCACGCCGTACGAGGACAAGCTCCCGTACGGGCTGCGGGAGGTGCGGCGGCGCTCCGCGAGCGGCGAGCAGTGGCTCGAGAGCCCGCCGCCACGCGCCGAGGTCGAGCGCCGCGTCCGCGACGTGTTCGAGCCGTACCACGCGGAGGTCGCCGCGCGCCTCGCCGACGCGCGCGCGCGCCACGGCGTCGCGATCCTCGTCTCCGGGCACGCGTACCCCGACGTGATGTTCCCGGGCGCGGCCGACGTCGTGCTCGGGACCCGGGGCGGCGAGAGCGCGGCGAGCTGGGCGCGCGACGCGGTCGCCGAGGTCGCGCGCGCGCACGGCCTCTCGCTCGCGCTCGACGATCCGTTCCCCGGTGGCCACGCGCTCGACCGGCACGCGCGCCGCGACGAGGGGGTCCACGCGCTCCAGATCGAGATCGCCCGCAGGCTCTACTGCGACGCGCGCACCCTCGCCCTCCGCCCCGACGATGTCGCGCGCGTCCGGGGCTTCACCCGCAGCGTCATCGCCGCGCTCACGAGTGCAGCAGCGCGATAA
- the asnB gene encoding asparagine synthase (glutamine-hydrolyzing), protein MCGIAGWVDYERDLTLERDVLQTMTATMKLRGPDDEGGWLAPRAGLGHRRLAIIDLEGGRQPMIADEGGAPVAVLIYTGEVYNFRELRGELEARGHRFKTHSDTEVVLRAYLEWGAGFPRRLNGMFAFALWDVRAEELLLVRDRLGIKPLFYQQIGSAVLFGSEPKAILANPLASPVVDVGGLRELLAFVKTPGAAVFRDMREVRPGHVVHVRRDGISERRYWALEARPHEDDLQATIRTVRGLLEDTVARQLISDVPLCSLLSGGLDSSAVTALAQRALRAEGAGPVRSFSVEFAGHAEHFTPDALRSTQDTPYVAEVARHVGSDHAGIVLSAAQLADPEVRAAVLRARDVPIAFGDMDASLYLLFRAIRERSTVALSGESADEVFGGYLWFHDPETVAAETFPWIAMRRKIRGASAASQLLAPALLAQIDLPGYVAARYREALAEVPPLPGEDGAERRMREISYLHLTRFLPILLDRKDRMSMATGLEVRVPFCDHRLVEYVFNAPWSMKTFDGREKSLLRAASEDLLPRSVLDRRKSPYPSTQDPAYSERLRGQLAGLLARKDAPVLPLLDMARARAVASESGGAVDEILRSSMHQVLLLNDWLTRYRIDLAL, encoded by the coding sequence ATGTGCGGCATTGCTGGATGGGTGGACTACGAGCGCGATCTGACGCTGGAGCGCGATGTCCTGCAGACGATGACAGCGACGATGAAGCTCCGCGGCCCGGACGACGAAGGAGGTTGGCTCGCTCCGCGCGCGGGCCTCGGGCACCGCCGCCTCGCCATCATCGATCTCGAGGGGGGCCGCCAGCCGATGATCGCCGACGAGGGCGGCGCGCCGGTGGCCGTGCTCATCTACACGGGCGAGGTCTACAATTTCCGCGAGCTGCGCGGCGAGCTCGAGGCCCGGGGCCACCGCTTCAAGACCCACAGCGACACCGAGGTCGTGCTCCGTGCGTATCTCGAGTGGGGCGCGGGCTTCCCCCGGCGGCTGAACGGAATGTTCGCCTTCGCCCTCTGGGACGTCCGCGCGGAGGAGCTCCTGCTCGTCCGGGATCGGCTGGGCATCAAGCCGCTGTTCTACCAGCAGATCGGCTCGGCGGTGCTCTTCGGCTCGGAGCCCAAGGCCATCCTCGCGAACCCGCTCGCGTCGCCGGTCGTGGACGTGGGCGGCCTGCGCGAGCTCCTCGCCTTCGTCAAGACGCCGGGGGCCGCCGTGTTCCGCGACATGCGAGAGGTCCGCCCAGGCCACGTCGTGCACGTGCGGAGGGATGGGATCTCCGAGCGCCGCTACTGGGCGCTCGAGGCCAGGCCGCACGAGGACGACCTGCAGGCCACGATCCGAACGGTCCGCGGGCTGCTCGAGGACACCGTGGCGCGACAGCTCATCTCCGATGTGCCCCTTTGCTCCCTCCTGTCCGGAGGGCTCGACTCGAGCGCCGTGACCGCCCTCGCGCAGAGGGCGCTCAGGGCAGAGGGCGCGGGGCCCGTGCGCTCCTTCTCGGTCGAGTTCGCGGGGCACGCCGAGCACTTCACGCCGGACGCGCTGCGCAGCACGCAGGACACGCCGTACGTCGCCGAGGTCGCGCGGCACGTCGGGTCGGATCACGCGGGGATCGTGCTCTCCGCAGCGCAGCTGGCCGACCCCGAGGTCCGCGCCGCGGTGCTCCGCGCACGGGATGTCCCGATCGCCTTCGGCGACATGGATGCTTCGCTGTATCTCCTCTTCCGCGCCATCCGGGAGCGCTCCACGGTAGCGCTGTCCGGCGAGTCGGCCGACGAGGTCTTCGGCGGATACCTCTGGTTCCACGACCCGGAGACGGTGGCGGCGGAGACGTTCCCCTGGATCGCCATGCGCAGGAAGATCCGGGGCGCCAGCGCCGCCTCTCAGCTGCTCGCCCCCGCGCTCCTCGCGCAGATCGACCTTCCGGGCTACGTCGCCGCGCGCTACCGGGAAGCCCTCGCCGAGGTCCCGCCCCTGCCTGGCGAGGACGGAGCGGAGCGGCGCATGCGGGAGATAAGTTATCTGCACCTGACGCGGTTCCTGCCGATCCTGCTCGACCGCAAGGATCGCATGAGCATGGCGACGGGCCTGGAGGTCCGGGTCCCGTTCTGCGACCACCGGCTCGTGGAGTACGTCTTCAACGCGCCCTGGTCGATGAAGACCTTCGATGGGCGCGAGAAGAGCCTGCTGCGCGCCGCGTCCGAGGATCTCCTGCCGCGCTCGGTGCTCGACCGGCGCAAGAGCCCGTATCCGTCGACGCAGGATCCTGCCTATTCGGAGCGGCTCCGAGGCCAGCTCGCTGGGCTCCTCGCCCGGAAGGACGCGCCGGTGCTGCCGCTCCTCGACATGGCCCGCGCCCGCGCCGTCGCCTCGGAGTCGGGAGGAGCGGTCGATGAGATCCTCCGGTCGAGCATGCATCAGGTCCTCCTGCTCAATGACTGGCTGACGCGTTATCGGATCGACCTCGCGCTCTGA